In Actinomadura citrea, a single window of DNA contains:
- a CDS encoding (Fe-S)-binding protein: MFWITLVIGLAGAAVALALAGRRVLFLYAIAKSGQPDPQRTLQVKREPTKAVEGQAVEVLGQRKLLKWTVAGAAHAAVMWAFILLITVYLEAGVALLFGLDAKIPGLQTWPPIGFVQDTIALACTAGLVVFTAIRIKNSPKRLDRGSRFKGSHLSGAWITLFMIFNVIWTMFFFRGVEWASGNLPYGKGAYFSYLVGHLFDGLGDHTLEVLESVGLLVHIAVALIFLVFVVHSKHLHIFLAPLNVMFKRRPDGLGAAQPMMSGGKPLDFEEADPDEDVFGRGKIEDFTWKGFLDMATCTECGRCQSQCPAWNTGKPLSPKMLVLELRDHALAKAPYFTASEDARGAFTDEQKLAMEVDKALVGEDGVIHPDVLWSCTNCGACVEQCPVDIEHIDHILDMRRFQVMIESSFPSEAGVMLKNLENKGNPWGMSEMKRLEWIEELDFEVDVVDDKVSEDTEYLFWVGCAGALEDRAKKTTKAVAELLHIAGVKFAVLGPMEACTGDPARRLGMEFVFQMLGQQNVETLNDAGVKKIVATCPHCFNTLANEYPQIGGNYEVVHHTQLLAHLVEEGRLTPVTPIEENITYHDPCFLGRHNKVYKQPRDIMATVPGVRTKEMHRHKDRGFCCGAGGARMWMEERIGKRINTERVDEALETDPDTVSTACPFCLVMLGDAINEKKNAGDAKESLEVVDVSQLLIRSIKGEGTAPAKEAVAAE; the protein is encoded by the coding sequence GTGTTCTGGATCACATTGGTCATCGGGCTCGCCGGAGCGGCGGTCGCGCTGGCGCTCGCCGGGAGGCGAGTGCTGTTCCTGTACGCGATCGCCAAGAGCGGGCAGCCCGACCCCCAGCGGACGCTGCAGGTCAAGCGTGAGCCCACCAAGGCCGTCGAGGGCCAGGCCGTCGAGGTCCTCGGCCAGCGCAAGCTGCTGAAGTGGACCGTCGCCGGCGCCGCGCACGCCGCGGTCATGTGGGCGTTCATCCTGCTGATCACCGTCTACCTGGAGGCGGGCGTCGCGCTGCTGTTCGGGCTGGACGCCAAGATCCCCGGCCTGCAGACCTGGCCGCCGATCGGCTTCGTCCAGGACACGATCGCCCTCGCCTGCACCGCCGGCCTGGTCGTCTTCACCGCGATCCGGATCAAGAACTCGCCGAAGCGGCTGGACCGAGGGTCCCGGTTCAAGGGCTCGCACCTGTCCGGCGCCTGGATCACGCTGTTCATGATCTTCAACGTGATCTGGACGATGTTCTTCTTCCGCGGCGTCGAGTGGGCCAGCGGCAACCTCCCCTACGGCAAGGGCGCCTACTTCTCCTACCTGGTCGGCCACCTGTTCGACGGGCTGGGCGACCACACGCTGGAGGTCCTGGAGTCGGTCGGCCTGCTGGTGCACATCGCCGTCGCGCTGATCTTCCTGGTCTTCGTCGTCCACTCCAAGCACCTGCACATCTTCCTGGCCCCGCTGAACGTCATGTTCAAGCGCCGCCCGGACGGCCTCGGCGCCGCGCAGCCGATGATGTCGGGCGGCAAGCCGCTCGACTTCGAGGAGGCCGACCCCGACGAGGACGTCTTCGGTCGCGGCAAGATCGAGGACTTCACCTGGAAGGGCTTCCTCGACATGGCGACCTGCACCGAGTGCGGTCGCTGCCAGTCGCAGTGCCCCGCCTGGAACACCGGCAAGCCGCTGTCGCCGAAGATGCTCGTCCTGGAGCTGCGCGACCACGCCCTGGCCAAGGCGCCCTACTTCACCGCGTCGGAAGACGCGCGCGGCGCGTTCACCGACGAGCAGAAGCTCGCCATGGAGGTGGACAAGGCCCTCGTCGGCGAAGACGGCGTCATCCACCCCGACGTCCTGTGGTCCTGCACCAACTGCGGGGCGTGCGTCGAGCAGTGCCCGGTCGACATCGAGCACATCGACCACATCCTGGACATGCGCCGCTTCCAGGTCATGATCGAGTCCTCGTTCCCCTCCGAGGCCGGCGTCATGCTGAAGAACCTGGAGAACAAGGGCAACCCGTGGGGCATGTCCGAGATGAAGCGCCTCGAATGGATCGAGGAGCTCGACTTCGAGGTCGACGTCGTCGACGACAAGGTCTCCGAGGACACCGAGTACCTGTTCTGGGTCGGCTGCGCCGGCGCCCTGGAGGACCGCGCCAAGAAGACCACCAAGGCCGTCGCCGAGCTGCTGCACATCGCGGGCGTCAAGTTCGCCGTCCTCGGCCCCATGGAGGCGTGCACCGGTGACCCGGCCCGCCGCCTCGGCATGGAGTTCGTCTTCCAGATGCTCGGCCAGCAGAACGTCGAGACGCTGAACGACGCCGGCGTCAAGAAGATCGTCGCGACCTGCCCCCACTGCTTCAACACCCTGGCCAACGAGTATCCGCAGATCGGCGGGAACTACGAGGTCGTCCACCACACCCAGCTGCTCGCGCACCTGGTCGAGGAGGGCAGGCTCACCCCGGTCACGCCGATCGAGGAGAACATCACCTACCACGACCCCTGCTTCCTCGGCCGCCACAACAAGGTCTACAAGCAGCCGCGCGACATCATGGCGACCGTCCCCGGCGTCAGGACGAAGGAGATGCACCGGCACAAGGACCGCGGCTTCTGCTGCGGCGCCGGCGGCGCCCGGATGTGGATGGAGGAGCGCATCGGCAAGCGGATCAACACCGAGCGCGTGGACGAGGCACTGGAGACCGACCCCGACACCGTCTCCACCGCCTGCCCGTTCTGCCTGGTCATGCTGGGCGACGCCATCAACGAGAAGAAGAACGCGGGCGACGCCAAGGAGTCGCTGGAGGTCGTCGACGTCTCCCAGCTCCTGATCCGCTCCATCAAGGGCGAGGGCACCGCCCCCGCGAAGGAGGCGGTCGCCGCCGAATAG
- a CDS encoding ZIP family metal transporter produces the protein MAVLVSLLAFLMTLAGGLTAMRVRDHRHLVLGLAGGLMLGVVAFDLIPESLELTRHRPFGVPASMIGFAAGFVLLHVVEQAVAIHRAHEEEYAPHEHVHGSGSGGLLAALALVLHSLVDGLSIGFGFQSGTETGVFVALAVITHDFADGFNTFTAASLYRGDRRPAVLLLLADAAAPVAGAAIGMLATVPDAVLGPYLGVFAGVLLYLAAAEILPEAHSVHPRIMTLAATGLGLLAVLLSVGLAS, from the coding sequence ATGGCCGTGCTCGTGTCCCTCCTCGCGTTCCTGATGACGCTCGCGGGCGGCCTGACCGCGATGCGCGTCCGCGACCACCGGCACCTCGTCCTCGGCCTCGCCGGCGGACTGATGCTCGGCGTCGTCGCGTTCGACCTGATCCCCGAGTCGCTGGAGCTGACGCGGCACCGCCCGTTCGGCGTCCCCGCCTCCATGATCGGCTTCGCGGCGGGCTTCGTGCTCCTGCACGTCGTCGAGCAGGCGGTGGCGATCCACCGCGCCCACGAGGAGGAGTACGCCCCGCACGAGCACGTCCACGGCTCAGGCTCCGGCGGGCTGCTCGCCGCGCTCGCCCTCGTCCTGCACAGCCTCGTGGACGGCCTCAGCATCGGCTTCGGCTTCCAGTCCGGCACCGAGACCGGCGTCTTCGTGGCGCTCGCCGTCATCACCCACGACTTCGCGGACGGGTTCAACACCTTCACCGCCGCCTCGCTGTACCGCGGCGACCGGCGCCCCGCCGTCCTGCTGCTGCTCGCCGACGCCGCCGCCCCGGTCGCCGGGGCCGCCATCGGCATGCTGGCGACCGTCCCGGACGCCGTCCTCGGCCCCTACCTGGGTGTCTTCGCCGGCGTCCTGCTGTACCTGGCCGCCGCCGAGATCCTGCCCGAGGCGCACAGCGTCCACCCGCGGATCATGACCCTGGCCGCCACCGGGCTCGGGCTCCTCGCCGTGCTGCTCAGCGTCGGGCTCGCGAGCTGA
- a CDS encoding glycine betaine ABC transporter substrate-binding protein: MRSKFKGLTVAALTLTLGLSAAACGDSDSGGGGNDKEITIGMVSGWAEGEAATALWKRLLTDKGYKVEVKTLDTGPLYAGMSKGDVDLFVDSWLPGTHEDYWKQYGDKLEKVGVWYDSAPLTIAVPNYSPLKTLDDLKGKGGQYGGKIVGIEKSSGLYRVSQEEMLPAYGLKDEYKVTTSSTAAMLTELKKSIDAKKDIVVTLWRPHWAYTKYPIRDLQDPKGAMGKPDGINTIARKDFGKDQPEVTGWLKKFRMDDKQLGSLEDLMENQYKGKPEQAVDAWLKSNQSYATSLTG; the protein is encoded by the coding sequence ATGCGCTCCAAGTTCAAGGGCCTGACGGTCGCCGCGCTGACGCTGACGCTCGGGCTGAGCGCCGCGGCGTGCGGCGACTCCGACTCCGGCGGGGGTGGGAACGACAAGGAGATCACCATCGGCATGGTCTCGGGCTGGGCCGAGGGTGAGGCCGCCACCGCCCTGTGGAAGAGGCTCCTGACCGACAAGGGCTACAAGGTGGAGGTCAAGACCCTCGACACGGGACCGCTCTACGCGGGCATGTCGAAGGGCGACGTCGACCTGTTCGTGGACTCCTGGCTGCCGGGCACGCACGAGGACTACTGGAAGCAGTACGGCGACAAGCTGGAGAAGGTCGGCGTCTGGTACGACTCGGCGCCGTTGACGATCGCGGTCCCGAACTACTCCCCGCTCAAGACGCTCGACGACCTGAAGGGCAAGGGCGGCCAGTACGGCGGCAAGATCGTCGGCATCGAGAAGAGCTCCGGCCTGTACCGGGTGTCGCAGGAGGAGATGCTCCCCGCGTACGGCCTGAAGGACGAGTACAAGGTCACGACGTCCTCGACGGCGGCGATGCTGACCGAGCTGAAGAAGTCCATCGACGCCAAGAAGGACATCGTCGTCACGCTGTGGCGCCCGCACTGGGCGTACACGAAGTACCCCATCCGCGACCTGCAGGACCCGAAGGGCGCGATGGGCAAGCCGGACGGCATCAACACCATCGCCCGCAAGGACTTCGGCAAGGACCAGCCCGAGGTCACCGGCTGGCTGAAGAAGTTCCGGATGGACGACAAGCAGCTCGGCTCCCTTGAGGACCTGATGGAGAACCAGTACAAGGGCAAGCCCGAACAGGCGGTCGACGCGTGGCTGAAGTCGAACCAGAGCTACGCCACGTCCCTGACGGGCTGA
- a CDS encoding ABC transporter permease — translation MSDAAMKLPRVPVGEWFDSLVTWCTDNLAWLFDGIGSAIEASVDGLTSVLTVLPPLGLTLVLAVIALVLSGWKLGLFTILGFALVDSMELWESAMDSLALVLVSAVVSTVVAIPIGIAAARSDVVSRIVRPVLDFMQTMPAFVYLIPAIFFFSIGSVPGVVATVIFAMPPGVRLTELGIRGVDPEMVEAGEAFGTPPGRILTRIQIPLAMPSIMAGVNQLIMLSLSMVVIAGMVGAGGLGGEVLEGINRVDVAKGFEGGIAVVVLAIYLDRLTGALGEGPSMLRALFTRRRAAATVPVAVASAAGTSN, via the coding sequence CACCGACAACCTGGCGTGGCTGTTCGACGGGATCGGCTCGGCGATCGAGGCGTCGGTGGACGGGCTGACGAGCGTCCTGACCGTCCTGCCGCCGCTGGGGCTGACGCTGGTGCTGGCCGTGATCGCGCTGGTGCTGAGCGGCTGGAAGCTCGGCCTGTTCACGATCCTCGGGTTCGCGCTGGTCGACAGCATGGAGCTGTGGGAGTCGGCGATGGACTCGCTGGCCCTGGTGCTGGTGTCGGCGGTGGTGTCGACCGTGGTGGCGATCCCGATCGGCATCGCGGCCGCGCGCAGCGACGTGGTGAGCCGGATCGTCCGGCCGGTCCTGGACTTCATGCAGACGATGCCGGCGTTCGTGTACCTGATTCCGGCGATCTTCTTCTTCAGCATCGGCTCGGTGCCCGGCGTGGTGGCGACGGTGATCTTCGCGATGCCGCCGGGGGTGCGGCTGACCGAACTCGGCATCCGCGGGGTGGACCCGGAGATGGTCGAGGCGGGCGAGGCGTTCGGCACGCCGCCGGGCCGGATCCTGACCCGGATCCAGATCCCGCTCGCGATGCCGTCGATCATGGCCGGGGTCAACCAGCTGATCATGCTGTCGCTGTCCATGGTCGTCATCGCCGGCATGGTGGGGGCGGGCGGCCTCGGCGGCGAGGTGCTGGAGGGCATCAACCGGGTGGACGTCGCCAAGGGCTTCGAGGGCGGCATCGCCGTCGTGGTCCTCGCGATCTACCTGGACCGCCTGACCGGCGCCCTGGGCGAGGGGCCGAGCATGCTGCGCGCGCTGTTCACGCGCCGCCGCGCCGCCGCGACCGTCCCGGTCGCCGTCGCCTCCGCCGCGGGAACGTCCAACTGA